The Prunus persica cultivar Lovell chromosome G7, Prunus_persica_NCBIv2, whole genome shotgun sequence genome has a segment encoding these proteins:
- the LOC18771063 gene encoding protein YIPF5 homolog gives MTKEFAVPPVVFPSGGNPSAVGSNNIQQRRVATAPFQPPRSSSSSIPFMSFDIGSAAAASSSSLFGGPIGSSSIPGGSASFEDEEPLLDELGIHPDQIWRKTKSILNPFRSNPAVHKDSDLSGPILLYMSLCLFQLLAGKIQFGVILGWIVVSSIFLYIVFNMLAGRNGNLDLHRCTSVIGYCMLPVVILSAASLFVPQGGSFRIAVAAVFVLWATRVCTGLMVALADGGDEHRGLIAYACFLIYTLFSLLVIF, from the coding sequence ATGACGAAGGAGTTCGCGGTACCTCCAGTGGTGTTCCCCTCCGGCGGGAACCCTAGCGCCGTCGGATCCAACAACATCCAGCAACGCCGCGTCGCGACGGCGCCGTTTCAACCACCgcgctcctcctcctcctcgatCCCCTTCATGTCCTTCGACATCGGCTCGGCTGCCGccgcctcctcctcctccctctTCGGTGGCCCGATCGGCTCCTCCTCCATCCCTGGCGGCTCCGCCTCCTTCGAGGACGAGGAGCCCCTCCTTGACGAGCTCGGCATCCACCCTGACCAAATCTGGAGAAAAACCAAGTCTATTCTCAACCCGTTCCGGTCCAACCCGGCGGTCCACAAGGACTCGGACCTCTCCGGCCCGATCCTCCTTTACATGTCTCTCTGCCTCTTCCAACTCCTCGCGGGAAAAATCCAGTTCGGCGTTATCCTCGGATGGATCGTCGTCTCTTCCATCTTCCTCTACATCGTCTTCAACATGTTGGCTGGGCGTAACGGCAATCTCGACCTGCACAGGTGTACGTCCGTGATTGGGTATTGTATGCTGCCCGTGGTGATCTTATCGGCCGCCTCGCTCTTCGTCCCCCAAGGCGGGAGCTTCAGGATTGCCGTGGCTGCCGTCTTTGTGTTGTGGGCCACGAGGGTGTGCACGGGGCTCATGGTTGCGCTTGCTGACGGTGGTGATGAGCATCGCGGGTTGATAGCGTATGCTTGTTTCTTGATTTACACTCTGTTTTCGCTTCTTGTGATATTTTAG
- the LOC18771380 gene encoding CEN-like protein 2, translated as MARISEPLVVGRVIGDVLDCFTPTTKMSVTYNTRLVCNGYELYPSAVTTKPRVEIQGGDMRTFFTLIMTDPDVPGPSDPYLREHLHWIVTDIPGTTDATFGREVVSYEMPRPNIGIHRFVFVLFKQTRRQSVNPPSSRDHFSARSFAAENDLGPPVAAVYFNCQRETAARRR; from the exons ATGGCAAGAATATCTGAGCCTCTGGTTGTTGGGAGAGTGATAGGAGATGTTCTTGATTGTTTCaccccaacaacaaaaatgtctGTCACTTACAACACCAGGCTAGTCTGCAATGGATATGAGCTCTATCCTTCTGCTGTCACCACCAAACCTAGAGTTGAGATTCAAGGAGGAGATATGAGAACTTTCTTTACtctg ATCATGACAGACCCAGATGTTCCTGGCCCTAGTGATCCTTATTTAAGGGAGCACCTGCACTG GATTGTGACAGATATTCCGGGCACCACAGATGCCACATTTG GAAGAGAGGTGGTGAGCTATGAGATGCCAAGGCCCAACATTGGCATCCACAGGTTTGTGTTTGTTCTCTTCAAGCAGACAAGAAGGCAGTCTGTGAACCCTCCTTCCTCAAGGGATCATTTCAGTGCTCGAAGCTTTGCAGCTGAAAACGACCTGGGTCCTCCTGTCGCTGCCGTTTACTTCAATTGCCAGAGAGAAACGGCAGCTAGAAGACGCTAG
- the LOC18770344 gene encoding germin-like protein subfamily 3 member 2: MLVTQFKGAFVPRKMSPRLTLLFVIFCLLCAMTLASDPDPVQDYCIPNPKLGVIKTPLHTFLPCKNSSEATTDDFVFSGMKVAGNFTDTGLAAISVNPTIFPGINTLGMSFVRADLNVGGINPPHFHPRATEISHIVQGSVYSGFVDSTNRVFARVIEQGEVMVFPRGLVHFQMNVGKKPATIFGSFNSQNPGMQKIPSAIFGSGINDELLEKAFGLSSKQIGTMRRRFDPKRVRF, from the coding sequence ATGCTTGTAACCCAATTCAAGGGTGCGTTTGTACCAAGAAAAATGTCCCCTAGGCTCACccttttgtttgttattttctgCCTCCTATGTGCCATGACATTGGCTTCTGACCCTGACCCAGTTCAAGACTATTGCATACCAAACCCAAAATTAGGTGTCATAAAAACACCTCTTCACACCTTCCTCCCATGCAAGAACTCATCCGAGGCTACCACCGATGACTTCGTCTTCTCCGGGATGAAAGTGGCCGGAAACTTCACTGACACGGGCCTCGCAGCCATCTCAGTCAACCCAACAATCTTCCCCGGGATCAACACACTAGGGATGTCATTTGTAAGAGCTGACCTCAACGTTGGTGGAATCAATCCACCACATTTTCACCCAAGAGCCACAGAAATATCCCATATAGTGCAAGGGAGTGTTTACTCGGGGTTTGTTGATTCAACCAATAGGGTTTTTGCAAGGGTAATTGAACAAGGGGAAGTCATGGTGTTCCCTAGGGGTCTAGTGCACTTCCAAATGAATGTTGGTAAAAAGCCTGCTACAATTTTTGGAAGCTTCAATAGCCAAAACCCAGGAATGCAAAAGATCCCATCTGCCATTTTTGGGTCTGGGATTAATGATGAACTCTTGGAGAAGGCCTTTGGATTGAGTTCAAAGCAGATTGGAACTATGAGAAGAAGATTTGATCCAAAAAGGGTGAGGTTCTAA
- the LOC18769709 gene encoding uncharacterized protein LOC18769709: MASLLGGSASAEHATGLCKGIADTEDEDDLFEIDLDAVDSIPPPQYYWGDYFTATGNALLANCLLPVTDISRAVPMVSKSLSYSPEAAANVVMMPKPMPLGHLLGLPFLEALVLHQKEVKPKCNLIRANDAHLEVGSEPAIEGRYYIVDTVYGG, encoded by the coding sequence atGGCTTCTCTCCTTGGAGGTTCTGCTTCTGCAGAACATGCAACAGGACTGTGTAAAGGTATAGCCGACACGGAAGACGAAGACGATCTTTTCGAGATCGATCTTGATGCGGTCGACAGCATTCCTCCACCACAGTACTACTGGGGCGACTATTTCACTGCAACCGGAAATGCACTGCTAGCCAATTGCCTACTGCCGGTAACGGATATCTCCCGTGCAGTTCCAATGGTTTCCAAGTCATTGTCATACTCACCGGAGGCGGCAGCCAATGTTGTAATGATGCCAAAGCCAATGCCCTTGGGGCATCTTCTTGGTCTGCCATTCTTGGAGGCTCTCGTGCTTCACCAAAAGGAAGTGAAACCCAAATGTAATTTGATTAGGGCAAATGATGCCCATTTGGAAGTTGGGTCTGAGCCAGCAATAGAAGGAAGATATTACATTGTTGATACTGTTTATGGAGGCTAA
- the LOC18769603 gene encoding uncharacterized protein LOC18769603 — MAGGVNRKISAASARAHTRRAKQNSSFQLPPGIFTKALVALFIGFSAWTYQAIQPPPSKIIGSPDGPPVTAPFIKLSDGRRLAYKEHGVPKENAKHKIVFVHGFDSCRHDAVVAETLSPETVEDLGIYIVSFDRPGYGESDPNPKRTVKGMASDIEELADQLGLGHRFYVIGFSMGGQVLWSCLKYIPHRLAGAAILAPVVNYWWAGFPANLSTEAYSQQLQQDQWALRVSHYTPWLTYFWNTQKWFPASSVVAHSRDILSDQDKELMAKLEKRGTYVEQVRQQGEFESLHRDMIVGFGTWEFTPLDLENPFPNNEGSVHLWHGADDHLVPVKPQRYIAQRLPWIHYHELPGAGHLFPHADGMCDNIVKALLTEG; from the exons ATGGCGGGAGGAGTGAACAGGAAGATATCAGCGGCGTCGGCCAGAGCTCACACCAGAAGAGCCAAGCAAAATAGTTCCTTCCAGCTTCCTCCAG GGATATTTACGAAAGCACTAGTTGCATTGTTTATTGGATTTTCGGCATGGACATATCAGGCAATCCAACCTCCTCCATCGAAGATAATTGGCTCTCCTGATGGGCCGCCTGTTACAGCACCATTTATTAAACTTAGTGATGGAAGGCGTTTAGCCTACAAAGAGCATGGGGTCCCAAAAGAGAATGCAAAGCATAAAATAGTTTTTGTCCATGGTTTTGATTCTTGTAGGCATGATGCTGTCGTTGCTGAAACCCTGTCTCCG GAAACTGTTGAAGACTTGGGGATCTACATTGTGTCTTTTGACAGACCTGGTTATGGAGAAAGTGATCCTAATCCAAAGCGCACAGTGAAGGGTATGGCTTCAGATATAGAGGAGCTGGCTGATCAATTGGGTTTAGGACACAGATTTTATGTAATTGGTTTCTCCATGGGTGGACAGGTGCTTTGGAGCTGCCTCAAGTACATCCCTCACag GCTTGCAGGAGCAGCAATATTAGCTCCAGTGGTTAACTACTGGTGGGCTGGTTTTCCTGCAAATCTATCTACTGAAGCTTATTCCCAACAACTTCAGCAAGACCAATGGGCACTTCGTGTGTCTCACTACACCCCTTGGCTTACCTACTTCTGGAACACTCAAAAATGGTTTCCTGCTTCAAGTGTTGTGGCTCACAGTAGAGATATTCTTTCTGACCAAGACAAAGaactcatggctaagcttgaGAAAAGAGGAACATATGTG GAACAGGTAAGACAACAAGGAGAATTCGAGTCCCTTCACCGTGACATGATTGTTGGATTTGGGACCTGGGAATTTACCCCTCTGGATCTTGAAAACCCATTCCCTAACAATGAAGGTTCCGTCCACTTGTGGCATGGAGCTGATGATCATTTGGTACCTGTTAAACCGCAACGCTACATTGCTCAACGGCTTCCATGGATTCACTATCATGAGCTGCCAGGTGCTGGGCACTTGTTCCCACATGCTGATGGGATGTGTGATAATATTGTCAAGGCACTTTTAACTGAGGGGTAG